From Crassaminicella indica, one genomic window encodes:
- the rplT gene encoding 50S ribosomal protein L20, giving the protein MARVKKAVNAKKKHKKILKLAKGFYGAKSKIFRAANPAVMRSLRSAYIGRKLKKRDFRKLWIARINAAARMNNISYSRFINGLKLAGVQINRKMLAEMAINDEKGFAQLVEVAKQKLNA; this is encoded by the coding sequence ATGGCAAGAGTAAAAAAAGCAGTAAATGCTAAAAAGAAACATAAAAAAATATTAAAGCTTGCAAAAGGATTTTATGGAGCTAAAAGTAAGATTTTCAGAGCTGCAAATCCAGCAGTAATGAGATCTTTAAGATCTGCATATATAGGAAGAAAATTAAAGAAAAGAGACTTTAGAAAGCTTTGGATTGCAAGAATTAACGCAGCAGCAAGAATGAACAATATTTCATATAGTAGATTCATTAATGGATTAAAGCTAGCAGGTGTTCAAATCAATAGAAAGATGTTAGCTGAAATGGCAATTAATGATGAGAAAGGTTTTGCACAATTAGTAGAAGTTGCAAAACAAAAATTGAATGCATAA
- the rpmI gene encoding 50S ribosomal protein L35: MPKMKTHRGAAKRFKVTKSGKVKRAKAYKSHILTKKSPKRKRNLRKAAMMPKAEERRIRKVLPYA, translated from the coding sequence ATGCCAAAAATGAAGACACATAGAGGAGCAGCAAAAAGATTCAAGGTTACAAAAAGTGGAAAAGTTAAAAGAGCAAAAGCTTATAAAAGCCATATTTTAACTAAAAAGAGTCCTAAAAGAAAAAGAAATCTAAGAAAAGCTGCTATGATGCCAAAAGCTGAAGAAAGAAGAATCAGAAAAGTATTACCATACGCATAA